From bacterium, one genomic window encodes:
- the radA gene encoding DNA repair protein RadA → MINQSTTKFYCQECGYESLKWLGKCPGCEKWNTFVEEIKLPASKYPSLAPCEPKSISDIEISEEERLLTKINEFDRVLGGGIVPGALILIGGDPGIGKSTLLLQSANALSIEYGLLLYVSGEESLQQIKLRANRINADSKNLHILTECNLEYIINKIEEIKPKIVIIDSIQTIYKSELGSSPGNIGQVRECTTSLMYLAKQKQIAIFIIGHVTKEGAIAGPRVLEHIVDTVLYFEGAQYNTYRILRAVKNRFGSTNEIGVFEMQEKGLVEVNSPSSAFLSQRPIGVSGSVVTASIEGTRPILVELQSLVSPTNFGLAKRETLGVDYNRTALLLAVLEKRMGLHLGIYDVFVNVTGGMKIVEPGADLGIACAVVSSLKDKPIDSKIAIVGEVGLAGEVRGISYIEKRIEEVSKLGFERFILPEYNLAGLKSYSIDLIGVKNLKEALENVKLNQ, encoded by the coding sequence AACTACTAAATTTTATTGTCAGGAATGTGGCTATGAATCATTGAAATGGCTTGGGAAATGTCCTGGATGTGAAAAATGGAATACATTCGTAGAAGAAATTAAACTTCCTGCCTCAAAATATCCTTCTTTAGCCCCTTGCGAACCAAAATCTATTTCTGACATTGAAATCTCAGAAGAAGAAAGATTATTAACTAAAATTAACGAATTTGACCGAGTTTTAGGTGGTGGAATAGTGCCAGGAGCATTAATTTTAATTGGTGGTGACCCGGGAATTGGAAAATCAACATTACTCCTTCAATCGGCAAATGCGTTGAGTATCGAATATGGGTTGTTATTATATGTTTCTGGTGAAGAATCATTACAACAAATTAAATTAAGGGCAAATAGAATAAATGCTGATTCTAAAAATCTACATATTCTTACAGAATGTAACCTTGAATACATCATCAACAAAATAGAAGAGATAAAACCCAAGATAGTGATTATTGATTCTATTCAGACAATTTATAAATCAGAATTAGGTTCTTCTCCTGGCAATATTGGTCAGGTGCGCGAATGCACCACCTCATTAATGTATTTAGCCAAACAAAAACAAATTGCTATCTTTATCATTGGTCATGTAACCAAAGAAGGGGCAATTGCTGGACCCAGGGTATTAGAACATATAGTTGATACCGTGCTTTATTTTGAAGGGGCACAGTATAATACTTATCGAATTTTAAGGGCAGTAAAAAATCGTTTCGGGTCAACAAATGAGATTGGTGTATTTGAAATGCAAGAAAAAGGACTGGTTGAGGTAAATAGCCCCTCATCAGCATTTTTGTCTCAAAGACCAATAGGCGTTTCTGGTTCTGTAGTTACAGCCAGCATAGAAGGAACAAGACCTATTCTGGTTGAATTGCAATCTCTGGTCAGCCCGACTAACTTTGGTCTGGCAAAAAGGGAAACTCTGGGCGTAGATTACAATCGCACCGCACTCCTGTTAGCGGTTTTAGAAAAACGCATGGGATTACATCTTGGAATATACGATGTTTTTGTCAATGTAACAGGTGGAATGAAAATTGTAGAACCCGGCGCAGATTTAGGCATTGCCTGTGCTGTGGTCTCAAGCCTTAAAGATAAACCCATTGATTCCAAAATCGCCATTGTTGGCGAGGTAGGCTTAGCCGGTGAGGTTAGAGGAATAAGTTATATTGAAAAAAGGATAGAAGAGGTAAGTAAACTGGGATTTGAACGCTTTATTTTACCAGAATATAACTTAGCGGGACTAAAATCTTATTCAATTGACTTAATAGGGGTCAAAAATCTGAAAGAGGCTTTAGAAAATGTCAAACTGAATCAATAA
- a CDS encoding CarD family transcriptional regulator, whose amino-acid sequence MMFNVGDRIVYPLHGAGIVESIEHHEVLGKNQSYYVLRLLMDKIRIMVPTSSVEKVKLRGVISGGEVSKVIEILRKKDDEINYISDWKTRYANNLEKMKSGCIYKIAEVVKNLSSRHKKHGLSSIEKRLFDNALSMIVSEVSFAKDIDIKESIAMIEEIL is encoded by the coding sequence ATGATGTTTAATGTAGGTGATAGAATAGTATATCCTCTACATGGAGCAGGAATCGTAGAGTCAATTGAGCACCATGAGGTACTGGGAAAAAATCAAAGTTATTATGTTCTAAGATTATTAATGGATAAAATAAGAATAATGGTGCCAACTTCATCAGTAGAAAAGGTGAAATTAAGAGGAGTTATCTCTGGAGGTGAGGTATCAAAAGTAATAGAAATTTTAAGAAAAAAAGATGATGAAATAAATTATATTTCTGATTGGAAGACAAGGTATGCAAATAATTTAGAAAAGATGAAAAGTGGTTGCATTTATAAAATAGCTGAAGTAGTAAAAAATCTTTCTTCACGCCATAAAAAACATGGATTATCATCTATAGAAAAAAGGCTTTTTGATAATGCTTTATCAATGATTGTTAGTGAAGTATCTTTTGCTAAGGATATTGATATTAAAGAATCAATTGCTATGATTGAGGAAATATTATAA